A single window of Deinococcus sp. Leaf326 DNA harbors:
- a CDS encoding restriction endonuclease, producing MNDERVPNSKTILEKWGVDMAMLSGLIEANGSLRGVVLGYVAEAKFHNQMMEIPGITDLGKDDDHDRKKKGDRRIQYRGEEFKIEVKSLQTNSVKQLSDGTFVGKSQVDASDRRHVTLPNGSQLETTCLVAGEFDVLVVNAFAFDGTWRFLYAINEDLPRSKAKKYTPEQKEHLLATLVPVQWPLAEEDIFTTDLESLLDRIIEKRQAPPGGTASEVSIIEEPDGDIIIATEN from the coding sequence ATGAACGACGAACGGGTGCCAAACAGCAAGACGATCTTGGAAAAGTGGGGCGTGGATATGGCGATGCTCAGCGGGTTGATCGAAGCCAACGGCAGTCTACGAGGTGTAGTACTTGGCTACGTTGCTGAAGCCAAGTTCCACAATCAGATGATGGAAATCCCTGGCATTACCGATCTAGGAAAGGATGACGATCATGATCGGAAAAAGAAGGGAGACCGTCGCATACAGTATAGAGGCGAGGAGTTTAAGATAGAGGTTAAGTCACTCCAGACAAACTCTGTTAAGCAACTGAGTGATGGAACATTCGTGGGTAAGAGTCAAGTTGATGCTAGCGATCGTCGCCATGTAACTTTACCCAATGGGTCTCAGCTTGAAACGACCTGCCTTGTCGCTGGAGAGTTTGACGTTCTAGTAGTAAATGCCTTCGCATTTGACGGAACATGGCGCTTTCTATATGCAATCAATGAAGATTTACCTCGCAGCAAAGCGAAGAAATACACGCCTGAGCAGAAAGAGCATCTTCTTGCGACACTAGTACCCGTACAGTGGCCATTGGCTGAGGAAGATATCTTTACGACTGATCTAGAGAGCCTCCTTGATCGGATCATTGAGAAGAGGCAGGCCCCACCGGGGGGCACTGCCTCTGAGGTAAGCATTATCGAAGAGCCAGACGGCGACATTATTATCGCAACTGAGAACTAA
- a CDS encoding DUF2812 domain-containing protein: MVTTEERLELVGGVWAYQDRLATAFNEISVLEQMGEEGWELTGFGPLVLSFRRPEDAALRTRWTYERQQGRFTQKLRQELEGAGWLYVGSWMGTYHYFKRPA, encoded by the coding sequence ATGGTCACGACCGAAGAACGTCTTGAACTCGTCGGTGGGGTCTGGGCCTATCAGGACCGCCTCGCCACCGCCTTCAACGAAATCTCGGTGCTCGAACAGATGGGCGAGGAAGGATGGGAGCTCACGGGCTTCGGTCCCCTGGTGCTCAGCTTCCGCAGACCGGAGGACGCGGCCCTGCGGACCCGCTGGACCTACGAGCGCCAGCAGGGCCGCTTTACCCAGAAGCTCCGGCAGGAGCTCGAAGGCGCCGGATGGCTGTACGTCGGCTCCTGGATGGGCACCTACCACTACTTCAAGCGGCCCGCCTGA
- a CDS encoding EAL domain-containing protein codes for MSASLATDPALHLALRDLMRVHAPEATLLASAGEGVVRVEAGAVQALPPGAELLPPDHWLDHGELVWLTQEGALLGLLWSAEQVVSPAAVQVLTVVLAAARGGQASREADLLITQLPAATAWLSSELTFRQVSRSFLELFGLSGAAVVGATLESVFPSAPDLRSQLSGAASGHAVQLRDELLLRGEARRWVRGEAKPYFGGAVAGVLWTVQDVTPEYVRAGEVSALLDTELPLALLGPGGVVVQASRGFMALRPGGAPAEEDQGAPLWTWPSFASQAESVLRGMLRSAQAGETVQADVPLVGGQRLSFTARPSPFTPDLVVLQGPPEASGTSSAVVSQVLSLSGAATILLDAGGRAQLISEQAASLLDLNGAQLTGTRLSKVLQQLGVRLATTTGQPLLLDDVCAPQPEPREILITLPGGVTRQLELRVTAVDSAGKKPSVLLALRDVSALRHAQAKLRHASQHDPLTGLANRAGLRALLSEVPAGPGTVVCLDVDAFGALNAALGRTAGDLLLIQVAARLNDLAALHGGRAARLADDTFALFLPGVRAEVGAQKVQAALREPLRAGQRVVPVTFAVGAAMYGEGATEQALADADVALQHARRRGRAQTLLFAPELRDDEALDFRIEEDLRGAATAGQFTLLYQPVVSLKNGRALGAEALLRWTHPELGNISPTRFLPIASRSDLITGIGEWVVREALSGRSAVREATGRSDWRTSVNLSLEELRRPGASQRLLPLMARHHALDIEVSAGSLTNHSEETLGLLGGLRARGAQLVVDDFGDGASSLTALTQFPLSGLKLHPTLTAQLPGDERSLRLVQGTVDLAHSLGLQVTAVGVETYTQLDILRDLGCDAAQGYAIAPALSAPDLAEWVRSR; via the coding sequence ATGTCTGCTTCTCTCGCCACTGATCCTGCCCTGCACCTTGCCCTGCGCGACCTGATGCGTGTCCATGCTCCGGAGGCCACCCTGCTGGCCTCGGCCGGCGAGGGCGTCGTGCGCGTGGAGGCCGGGGCCGTTCAGGCTCTGCCGCCCGGCGCGGAGCTGTTGCCGCCCGACCACTGGCTCGACCACGGTGAACTCGTGTGGCTGACCCAGGAGGGCGCACTGCTGGGACTGTTGTGGTCGGCCGAACAGGTGGTGTCGCCGGCGGCCGTGCAGGTCCTGACGGTGGTGCTGGCGGCGGCGCGCGGTGGGCAGGCGAGCCGCGAGGCCGACCTCCTCATCACGCAGTTGCCGGCGGCGACCGCGTGGCTGTCCTCGGAACTGACCTTCCGGCAGGTGAGCCGCAGCTTTCTGGAGCTGTTCGGACTCAGCGGCGCGGCCGTGGTCGGAGCGACTCTGGAAAGCGTGTTTCCCTCGGCGCCCGACCTGCGCAGCCAGCTTTCGGGTGCGGCGTCGGGGCACGCGGTGCAGCTGCGGGACGAACTGCTGCTGCGCGGCGAGGCCCGGCGCTGGGTGCGCGGGGAGGCCAAGCCGTACTTCGGCGGCGCGGTGGCCGGCGTGCTGTGGACCGTGCAGGACGTGACGCCCGAGTACGTGCGCGCTGGCGAGGTCTCGGCGCTGCTCGACACCGAGCTGCCCCTGGCGCTGCTGGGACCGGGCGGCGTGGTCGTGCAGGCCAGCCGGGGCTTCATGGCCCTGCGGCCCGGCGGCGCTCCCGCCGAGGAGGACCAGGGCGCGCCGCTGTGGACCTGGCCTTCTTTCGCGTCACAGGCCGAGTCGGTGCTGCGCGGCATGTTGCGCTCGGCGCAGGCCGGCGAGACCGTTCAGGCCGACGTGCCCCTGGTGGGCGGCCAGCGCCTGAGCTTCACGGCCCGGCCCAGTCCGTTTACCCCTGATCTGGTGGTGTTGCAGGGACCGCCTGAGGCCAGCGGAACGTCGAGCGCCGTGGTGTCGCAGGTGCTCAGTCTCAGCGGGGCCGCGACCATCCTGCTCGACGCCGGAGGGCGCGCGCAGCTCATCAGCGAGCAGGCCGCCAGCCTGCTGGACCTCAACGGCGCGCAGCTCACCGGCACGCGGCTGTCGAAGGTGCTGCAGCAGCTCGGCGTACGGTTGGCGACGACCACGGGTCAGCCGCTGCTGCTCGACGACGTCTGTGCGCCCCAGCCTGAACCGCGGGAGATCCTGATCACGCTGCCCGGCGGCGTCACGCGGCAGCTCGAACTGCGCGTCACGGCCGTTGACAGCGCGGGCAAGAAGCCCAGCGTGCTGCTGGCCCTGCGGGACGTGTCGGCGCTGCGCCACGCCCAGGCCAAGCTCCGGCACGCCTCGCAGCACGACCCCCTGACCGGTCTGGCCAACCGCGCCGGCCTGCGCGCCCTGCTGTCCGAGGTGCCAGCCGGCCCCGGCACGGTCGTGTGCCTGGACGTGGACGCCTTCGGGGCCCTGAACGCGGCGCTGGGCCGCACGGCCGGCGACCTGCTGCTCATTCAGGTGGCGGCGCGGCTCAACGACCTCGCGGCGCTGCACGGCGGGCGGGCGGCGCGCCTGGCCGACGATACCTTCGCCCTGTTCCTGCCGGGCGTGAGGGCCGAGGTGGGGGCGCAGAAGGTGCAGGCGGCGCTGCGTGAGCCTCTGCGCGCCGGGCAGCGGGTGGTGCCCGTGACCTTCGCGGTCGGCGCGGCGATGTACGGCGAGGGCGCCACCGAGCAGGCGCTGGCCGACGCCGACGTGGCCCTGCAACATGCCCGCCGCCGGGGACGCGCCCAGACGCTGCTGTTCGCCCCCGAACTGCGCGATGACGAGGCGCTGGATTTCCGGATCGAGGAAGACCTGCGCGGCGCGGCGACCGCCGGCCAGTTCACCCTGCTCTACCAGCCGGTCGTGAGTCTGAAAAACGGCCGCGCCCTGGGGGCCGAGGCGCTGCTGCGCTGGACCCACCCCGAACTGGGCAACATCTCGCCCACGCGCTTCCTGCCCATCGCCAGCCGCAGCGACCTCATCACGGGCATCGGCGAATGGGTCGTGCGCGAGGCGCTCTCGGGCCGCTCGGCCGTGCGCGAGGCGACGGGCCGCAGCGACTGGCGTACCAGCGTCAACCTCAGTCTCGAAGAACTGCGCCGCCCCGGTGCCTCGCAGCGCCTGCTGCCCCTGATGGCCCGGCACCACGCCCTGGACATTGAGGTCAGTGCGGGCAGCCTGACCAACCACAGCGAGGAGACGCTGGGCCTGCTCGGCGGCCTGCGGGCCCGCGGCGCGCAGCTCGTGGTGGATGACTTCGGTGACGGCGCCAGCAGCCTGACCGCCCTGACCCAGTTTCCGCTCAGCGGCCTCAAGCTGCACCCCACCCTGACCGCGCAGCTGCCCGGCGACGAGCGCTCGCTGCGGCTCGTGCAGGGGACGGTGGACCTCGCCCACAGCCTGGGCCTCCAGGTCACGGCGGTGGGGGTCGAGACCTACACGCAGCTCGATATCCTGCGCGACCTGGGCTGCGACGCTGCGCAGGGCTACGCCATCGCCCCGGCGCTGAGTGCCCCGGACCTCGCCGAGTGGGTCCGCTCGCGCTGA
- a CDS encoding site-specific integrase produces MGKRANGEGTIVRKANGKGWAGAITVGHDENGKQVRRYVSGSTQAEVREKIDALRVQREQGALVRTAHDSFGDFLDKWLAYKQPHIRQTTYADYEAHVRRFVKPLLGGNKLGKLTPMHVEGMVATMLHSDRPPAQVRRCLKITSMALAQALDWELVGRNAAERIKPPKVKRNEMRVWTPEQARAFLSAAEGHRYYALYYVALATGMRRGELLALRWADIDTVARTANVGRTAVYVGGKLRDSTPKTAAGNRVVSLGQDVLDILTTHRLSFGYGELIFGSRAGTYLNPSNVARAFERFCEQAGVPRIRFHDLRHTSASLLIRSNISVKVVSDRLGHADSSFTLRTYVHVFDDQRRAAALSLGQMLSEAGD; encoded by the coding sequence ATGGGTAAGAGGGCAAATGGAGAGGGCACCATCGTTCGCAAGGCCAACGGCAAGGGTTGGGCAGGCGCAATCACGGTGGGGCACGACGAGAACGGTAAGCAGGTGCGTCGTTACGTCAGCGGGTCAACTCAGGCAGAGGTTCGGGAGAAGATTGACGCCCTGCGGGTACAGAGAGAGCAAGGTGCCCTGGTGAGGACAGCCCACGACTCGTTCGGGGACTTTCTCGACAAGTGGCTGGCCTACAAGCAACCGCACATTCGGCAGACCACATACGCCGACTACGAAGCGCATGTGCGCCGATTCGTGAAGCCGCTCCTCGGTGGGAACAAGCTTGGGAAGCTCACGCCGATGCACGTTGAGGGGATGGTCGCAACGATGCTGCACAGTGACCGGCCACCTGCTCAGGTCCGGCGCTGTCTCAAGATCACCAGCATGGCCCTTGCCCAGGCGCTTGATTGGGAGTTGGTAGGCCGCAACGCTGCGGAGCGAATCAAGCCGCCAAAGGTCAAGCGCAATGAGATGCGCGTCTGGACGCCAGAGCAGGCACGGGCGTTCCTCTCCGCTGCGGAGGGGCACAGGTACTACGCCCTCTACTACGTGGCCCTTGCCACAGGAATGCGTAGGGGAGAGCTCCTCGCCCTGCGGTGGGCCGACATAGACACTGTGGCTAGGACGGCCAATGTGGGTCGAACGGCGGTGTACGTCGGGGGCAAGCTGCGCGACAGCACGCCCAAGACCGCAGCGGGGAATCGGGTGGTGAGTCTTGGGCAGGACGTGCTGGACATCCTGACAACTCATCGCTTGTCCTTTGGCTACGGAGAGTTGATCTTCGGCTCACGGGCAGGGACGTATCTCAACCCGTCGAATGTGGCTCGCGCCTTTGAGAGGTTCTGTGAACAGGCTGGAGTACCCCGCATCCGCTTCCACGACCTGCGCCACACCTCGGCCAGCCTGTTGATCCGCAGCAACATCTCGGTGAAGGTGGTCAGTGACCGCCTCGGGCACGCCGACAGCTCCTTCACGCTGCGGACTTACGTGCACGTATTTGACGATCAACGCCGTGCAGCGGCTCTCTCGCTCGGGCAGATGCTCAGCGAGGCAGGAGACTAA
- the rlmB gene encoding 23S rRNA (guanosine(2251)-2'-O)-methyltransferase RlmB yields the protein MLLYGRNPVLEALREGRADEVLLARGVEPAFTREVEATGARVRWASRIELDQMVGTTQHQGIVAEVADLAWASVDDILDRAEAKGEPLLIVLLDGITDPRNFGAIIRSAEVLGAHGVVVEERRSAPLSPVVAKTAAGATSYLPVAQTKNLPRLIDQLKEENVWVYGAAGEAAQDLGRTDFSGKLALVIGAEGEGLRRLVREKCDALVRIPTRGQVQSLNASVAAGILLYEATRGREKP from the coding sequence ATGCTGCTTTACGGAAGAAACCCGGTGCTCGAAGCCCTGCGTGAGGGCCGCGCCGACGAGGTCCTGCTCGCGCGCGGCGTCGAGCCCGCCTTCACGCGCGAGGTCGAGGCGACGGGCGCGCGCGTGCGCTGGGCCTCACGCATCGAACTCGATCAGATGGTGGGCACCACCCAGCACCAGGGCATTGTCGCGGAGGTCGCCGACCTCGCCTGGGCCTCGGTGGACGACATCCTGGACCGGGCCGAGGCCAAGGGCGAACCGCTCCTGATCGTACTGCTCGACGGCATCACCGACCCGCGCAACTTCGGGGCCATCATCCGCTCGGCCGAAGTGCTCGGCGCGCACGGAGTCGTGGTCGAGGAACGCCGCAGCGCGCCCCTCTCGCCGGTCGTCGCCAAGACGGCGGCGGGGGCCACGAGCTACCTGCCCGTCGCCCAGACCAAGAACCTGCCGCGGCTCATCGACCAGCTCAAGGAGGAGAACGTCTGGGTGTACGGGGCGGCGGGCGAGGCCGCGCAGGATCTGGGCCGCACCGACTTTTCGGGCAAGCTGGCCCTGGTCATCGGGGCCGAGGGCGAGGGCCTGCGCCGCCTGGTGCGCGAGAAGTGCGACGCCCTGGTGCGGATTCCCACGCGCGGCCAGGTCCAGAGCCTCAACGCCTCGGTGGCGGCCGGCATCCTGCTGTACGAGGCCACGCGCGGCCGGGAAAAGCCGTGA
- a CDS encoding site-specific DNA-methyltransferase, whose product MTVEIRQEPLPWTTDEALPAEPVKRKRGRPRKDAVTTSTKPVETVDVTPKRTQRGEATSDVVVSAVVGGNATLFADILHLHVPRGQRIVDVTYGQGVFWQQVPVNAYKLRFSDLDAKSGRDPIHNTAVSSGIDARNLPFSTAEGSRAELDCLILDPPYQEGLLRKNKEHMGGQGTHNSFRHAYSNGQAQPLVNRTVGIWQYQAKRQVPVLLSDKSKWHDTVLDLYIKSGLEAYRVLPIDGTLIVKCQDEVSANKQRLTHVELITAYESMGFYCKDLFVLIRDSKPGVARVIEQRHARKNHSYFLVFTKVKQQQISNTVRLMKESEASDISRASQGDALT is encoded by the coding sequence ATGACTGTTGAGATCCGTCAGGAGCCGCTGCCTTGGACAACAGATGAGGCGCTCCCGGCTGAGCCTGTCAAGCGTAAGCGGGGGCGTCCGAGGAAAGATGCGGTTACGACTAGCACCAAGCCCGTAGAGACGGTAGATGTAACGCCTAAGCGTACGCAGAGAGGAGAGGCGACAAGCGACGTTGTGGTATCGGCTGTAGTTGGGGGAAATGCCACATTATTCGCGGATATTCTGCATTTACACGTCCCACGCGGACAGCGCATTGTAGATGTCACCTACGGCCAAGGCGTGTTCTGGCAACAAGTTCCTGTGAATGCGTACAAACTGCGCTTCTCCGATCTTGACGCCAAATCGGGACGAGACCCAATACATAACACAGCAGTCTCGTCTGGTATTGATGCTCGTAACCTCCCTTTCTCTACGGCAGAAGGATCGAGGGCGGAGCTTGATTGCCTAATCCTAGACCCTCCCTATCAAGAAGGACTGCTCCGGAAGAATAAGGAACACATGGGTGGGCAAGGGACACATAATTCCTTCCGGCATGCATACTCTAATGGGCAGGCTCAACCCTTAGTGAACCGCACTGTAGGAATCTGGCAGTATCAAGCAAAGAGGCAAGTGCCGGTTCTGCTCAGTGATAAGTCAAAATGGCACGATACTGTACTAGATTTGTATATTAAGAGCGGCTTGGAGGCATACAGAGTGCTCCCCATAGACGGCACATTGATTGTTAAGTGCCAGGATGAGGTGAGTGCTAACAAGCAACGTCTTACGCACGTTGAGCTAATTACTGCTTATGAATCAATGGGTTTCTACTGTAAAGACCTGTTTGTTCTTATACGGGACAGCAAGCCGGGTGTGGCGAGGGTTATCGAGCAGCGCCATGCTCGCAAGAATCACTCCTACTTTCTAGTGTTCACAAAAGTAAAGCAGCAACAGATATCCAATACTGTGCGCCTAATGAAAGAAAGTGAGGCGAGTGATATATCACGCGCCTCACAAGGAGATGCTCTGACTTAG
- a CDS encoding helix-turn-helix transcriptional regulator: MPSRKPESVDPHILEVRQRLGQRIRELRLAKGMNQDEFAAAAGIHRTHPGKLENATTDPQLSTIVKVATALGVNVRELLH, translated from the coding sequence ATGCCCTCTCGCAAGCCAGAATCAGTAGACCCGCACATCCTGGAGGTACGTCAACGCCTCGGTCAGCGCATCCGTGAGCTTCGTCTGGCTAAGGGAATGAACCAAGACGAGTTTGCAGCCGCTGCGGGCATCCACCGCACCCACCCTGGCAAGCTGGAGAACGCAACGACAGACCCCCAACTCAGTACCATCGTCAAGGTGGCGACTGCGCTAGGGGTAAACGTCAGAGAGCTTCTACATTAG
- a CDS encoding phage/plasmid primase, P4 family, with product MITTEQAQDAIERGWSIIALNGNKRPLSKWAERQRSAFTLEEIKTELPKAAALGVVTGQLSGLIVLDTDDKQADDFLRGLGLEPHVKTPSGGNHYYFRHPGIGQSYKTFNPQSDGNDAKSYKEQYGLLDCRADGGYAAFVGEVDTGSYQQLRDPTDLYELDLLPEKFVGILQHGYKGLANERATTTSTVAIKGASVDRLLAEASTRLSSGRDNSCFWLAQQLRDNRHSKEDALSVMERFHRLLPDTDTKGQRDEFTLGTALGKVEVAYETPAREPWGGPMFATTDIGNGERLAHEAADTLRHNDTQGWLVWDGRRWRGSGDSGPMMEAKRVAKKMTQEALDYGQQAKTIEDEGRRNFATTEAKALVQHAQRSQSLPRLKAMLECAKTEQSIAVRAEEFDNSPYLLNVKNGTIDLQSGKLHPHRREDMLTRVVNIDYVPDAQCPNWTDFLRTVTGNNPDLIRYLKRVAGYILTGSSQEHAIFVLHGEGQNGKSTFVNALELIAGEYASAIDSRTLLSKNNLGGGINNDLARLQGVRLAHASEPDMGAMLDEALMKKLSSGERVTARFLHKEFFEFVPEFKLVLSANHLPTTRGNDRGIWRRLKLVPFDQTIPDSNKERDFFDKRLKPEIEGILAWAVEGALEWNQDGLSEPQTIREATKHYRDEMDLIGQFIEDRCIIDAAAREEVGTLYSFYRSWAEQNGCTPVKQQALSRDFTRRGYEEQKSNGKRYRVGLRLRMVSDASWGVVDLTE from the coding sequence ATGATTACAACAGAGCAGGCACAAGACGCTATTGAACGCGGTTGGAGCATCATCGCCCTCAATGGCAATAAGAGGCCCTTGAGCAAGTGGGCGGAGCGTCAGAGGTCAGCGTTCACCTTAGAAGAAATCAAGACGGAACTTCCCAAGGCTGCGGCACTTGGTGTTGTCACTGGTCAACTATCCGGACTGATTGTTCTTGATACGGATGACAAGCAGGCCGATGATTTCCTTCGAGGACTCGGCCTTGAGCCTCACGTCAAGACGCCATCTGGCGGCAATCACTATTACTTCCGCCACCCTGGTATTGGTCAGAGTTACAAAACCTTCAATCCGCAGAGTGACGGAAATGACGCCAAAAGCTACAAAGAGCAGTATGGTCTACTTGACTGTCGAGCAGATGGCGGATATGCGGCATTCGTTGGCGAGGTAGACACTGGCAGCTATCAGCAGCTCCGGGACCCCACCGATCTATATGAGTTAGATCTGCTGCCTGAGAAGTTCGTAGGTATCCTACAACATGGGTACAAAGGTCTAGCGAACGAACGCGCCACGACAACATCTACTGTTGCGATTAAGGGTGCAAGTGTGGATCGCCTGCTAGCAGAAGCGAGCACTCGATTGAGTAGTGGGCGTGATAACTCCTGTTTCTGGCTAGCTCAACAACTCCGCGATAACAGGCACAGCAAAGAGGATGCCTTGAGTGTAATGGAACGGTTTCATAGACTGCTGCCAGACACGGACACCAAAGGCCAACGTGATGAATTTACACTTGGTACTGCCTTGGGTAAGGTCGAAGTTGCCTACGAAACTCCAGCGAGGGAGCCGTGGGGCGGACCCATGTTCGCTACCACTGACATTGGCAATGGCGAGCGACTAGCCCACGAAGCGGCCGACACTCTGCGACACAATGACACCCAGGGCTGGTTGGTATGGGATGGCAGGCGCTGGCGTGGTAGTGGCGATTCTGGACCAATGATGGAAGCCAAGCGCGTCGCCAAGAAGATGACTCAAGAGGCTCTGGACTACGGCCAACAAGCTAAGACAATTGAGGACGAGGGAAGAAGAAATTTCGCAACCACAGAGGCGAAGGCGCTTGTACAACATGCACAGCGCAGCCAGAGTCTACCAAGACTCAAGGCGATGTTGGAGTGTGCCAAGACAGAGCAGAGTATCGCAGTCAGAGCAGAAGAGTTTGATAACTCTCCTTACCTGCTCAACGTCAAGAATGGGACTATTGATCTACAATCTGGCAAACTGCATCCTCACCGCAGGGAGGACATGCTAACGAGGGTTGTAAACATTGACTACGTCCCAGATGCACAGTGTCCCAACTGGACTGACTTTCTACGCACAGTCACTGGTAACAATCCGGACTTGATACGGTATCTCAAACGAGTGGCTGGCTACATCCTTACTGGTAGCAGTCAAGAGCATGCAATCTTCGTTCTGCATGGAGAAGGTCAGAACGGTAAGAGTACCTTCGTCAACGCTCTGGAACTGATTGCAGGCGAGTATGCCTCTGCAATCGACTCGCGCACTCTCTTGAGTAAGAATAACTTAGGTGGCGGCATCAACAATGACTTGGCACGTCTACAAGGGGTTCGGCTTGCTCACGCTTCAGAGCCGGATATGGGTGCGATGTTAGACGAAGCCCTAATGAAGAAGTTATCCAGCGGCGAGCGCGTCACAGCACGGTTCCTTCACAAGGAGTTCTTCGAGTTTGTGCCGGAATTCAAGCTAGTGCTAAGTGCAAATCACCTTCCCACTACTCGGGGAAATGATCGGGGCATCTGGCGCAGACTAAAGCTTGTACCCTTTGATCAGACCATTCCAGATTCAAACAAGGAGCGAGACTTCTTCGACAAACGTCTCAAGCCAGAAATTGAAGGGATCTTGGCTTGGGCTGTGGAAGGAGCACTCGAATGGAATCAAGATGGTCTTTCTGAACCGCAGACGATTCGTGAAGCAACCAAGCACTACAGAGACGAAATGGATCTTATCGGCCAGTTCATTGAAGATAGATGCATCATTGATGCCGCAGCAAGAGAGGAAGTCGGGACGCTCTACTCATTCTACCGAAGTTGGGCAGAACAGAATGGCTGCACTCCAGTAAAGCAGCAAGCGTTGTCACGCGACTTTACTAGGCGCGGATATGAAGAGCAGAAAAGCAACGGCAAGCGCTATCGAGTAGGTCTGCGCCTTCGCATGGTCTCTGACGCTTCT
- a CDS encoding aldose 1-epimerase, which translates to MSLRNDHLELDVLPETGASVLNLRAASGRPVLRAVDPADVKSSSQCASFSLVPFSNRVRDARFTFAGQVHQLRVTTADGLTQHGDVRNRPWQVVVAGDEKLSFTFDSRQFTDLNWPWAFGASMEYRLDGAALEMTLALTNLDTTDMPAGLGLHPYFVRRRDGTDPQVSFGAALIYDMDGRSLPLEAARAVHPDEDFRTPRPVGERSIDQVYAGWDGAARLDWGTRALQLRADPVFSHMVAFTAPDGSLALEPVSHATDALNLAPKGVPGVDLRVLAPGETLSGAVRLSLEGDW; encoded by the coding sequence TTGAGCCTGCGGAACGACCACCTTGAGCTGGACGTGCTGCCGGAAACCGGGGCGAGCGTGCTGAACCTGCGCGCCGCCTCGGGTCGGCCGGTGCTGCGCGCCGTGGACCCGGCCGACGTGAAGAGCAGCAGTCAGTGCGCGAGTTTCTCGCTCGTGCCCTTCAGCAACCGGGTGCGCGACGCCCGCTTTACCTTTGCGGGGCAGGTTCACCAGTTGCGCGTGACCACGGCCGACGGCCTGACCCAGCACGGCGACGTGCGCAACCGCCCCTGGCAGGTCGTGGTCGCCGGTGACGAGAAGCTCAGCTTCACCTTCGACAGCCGTCAGTTCACCGACCTGAACTGGCCCTGGGCCTTCGGGGCCAGCATGGAGTACCGCCTGGACGGCGCGGCGCTGGAGATGACCCTGGCCCTGACCAACCTGGACACCACCGACATGCCCGCCGGGCTGGGCCTGCATCCGTACTTCGTGCGGCGCCGGGACGGTACGGACCCTCAGGTATCGTTCGGCGCGGCCCTGATCTACGACATGGACGGGCGCTCGCTGCCCCTGGAGGCGGCCCGCGCGGTGCACCCAGATGAGGACTTCCGCACGCCGCGTCCGGTGGGGGAGCGCAGCATCGACCAGGTTTACGCGGGCTGGGACGGCGCGGCGCGGCTCGACTGGGGGACGCGGGCGCTGCAACTGCGCGCCGACCCGGTCTTCTCGCATATGGTCGCCTTCACGGCCCCCGACGGGTCACTGGCGCTGGAGCCGGTCAGCCACGCCACCGACGCCCTGAACCTCGCGCCGAAGGGTGTGCCGGGCGTGGACCTGCGGGTGCTCGCGCCCGGCGAGACGCTGAGCGGCGCAGTGAGACTGAGCCTGGAAGGCGACTGGTAG